One segment of Trichlorobacter ammonificans DNA contains the following:
- a CDS encoding TolC family protein — protein sequence MSMRRMMVQAVGLLMLVSGVAHGADRVPLTLSDAIRSAVERNLDLKAELYNPAMQEAEYRKSRGLYNPTLSLTTSVGETTSYSLLQASRKLWSRSVQLNAGVSQVLPSGATVSLDYENSYLSSDQTAAAVGLSSYWDSTLGLTLSQPLLKNFGREATELTIEVARLGKDATLEKLQSRLMTLVTQVRTEYFKLYSLQREQEVARVSLELARRILSETQARVVAGVLPAMEILNAQYGVASREKELIDAERAVTDQSDLLRQLVQLEVLGVLEAVDQPLTSRYGTSEQEEVGRALANRPELKELQRNRDAAELQARVADNRTRPDLNLTASAAASGLGESYSRDMDRLGSGNYPAWGVGLTFSYPLGNSAAENEYRKNRLKSDQLSVQIRNQQELIVNEVRAALRAIEANFKLLEVAERGRRFAEERLNAFVRKAEVGLATTKDVLDVEHDLATAKQNQIKAQVAYDTAVTQLWKATGVILEQQQVRMVAPDADRLYRDVR from the coding sequence ATGTCTATGCGACGGATGATGGTGCAGGCAGTAGGTCTGCTGATGCTGGTGAGCGGCGTGGCCCACGGAGCGGACAGGGTGCCGCTGACGTTGTCCGATGCGATCAGGTCGGCTGTCGAGCGGAACCTGGACCTGAAGGCGGAGCTGTACAACCCGGCCATGCAGGAGGCGGAGTATCGCAAAAGCCGTGGCCTGTACAACCCGACCCTCAGCCTGACCACGTCGGTGGGCGAAACGACCTCCTATTCCCTGCTGCAGGCATCCCGCAAACTCTGGTCCCGTTCCGTGCAGCTCAATGCCGGCGTCAGTCAGGTGCTTCCCAGCGGCGCCACGGTTTCGCTCGACTACGAGAACAGCTATCTCTCCTCCGACCAGACCGCCGCCGCCGTCGGCCTGTCCTCCTACTGGGATTCCACGCTGGGGCTGACCCTCAGCCAGCCGCTCCTGAAGAATTTCGGTCGCGAGGCCACGGAACTGACCATCGAAGTGGCCCGGCTCGGCAAGGATGCTACCCTTGAAAAGCTGCAGAGCCGCCTGATGACGTTGGTAACCCAGGTGCGAACCGAATATTTCAAATTGTACAGTTTGCAGCGGGAGCAGGAGGTGGCACGGGTTTCCCTGGAGCTGGCCCGGCGAATCCTGTCCGAGACCCAGGCGCGGGTCGTCGCCGGTGTGTTGCCGGCCATGGAGATACTGAACGCCCAGTACGGGGTGGCTTCGCGGGAGAAAGAACTGATCGATGCGGAGCGGGCGGTGACCGACCAGTCCGACTTGCTGCGTCAACTGGTACAACTGGAGGTGCTCGGCGTGCTTGAGGCGGTGGACCAGCCGCTGACCAGCCGCTATGGCACGTCCGAACAGGAGGAGGTCGGACGTGCCCTGGCCAACCGCCCTGAGTTGAAGGAGCTGCAGCGCAACCGTGACGCCGCCGAGCTACAGGCGCGGGTTGCCGATAACCGTACCCGGCCCGATCTGAACCTGACTGCTTCGGCCGCAGCCTCGGGGCTGGGGGAGAGCTATTCCCGGGACATGGACCGGCTGGGGTCGGGCAACTACCCCGCCTGGGGGGTCGGGTTGACTTTTTCCTATCCCCTGGGTAACAGCGCCGCGGAGAACGAGTATCGCAAGAACCGCCTCAAGAGTGATCAACTCTCGGTACAGATCCGTAACCAGCAGGAGCTGATCGTCAACGAAGTGCGGGCGGCGCTCAGGGCCATTGAGGCCAACTTCAAGCTGCTGGAAGTGGCGGAACGGGGGCGCCGTTTTGCCGAGGAGCGCCTGAACGCCTTTGTGCGCAAGGCTGAGGTGGGGCTGGCAACCACCAAGGATGTGCTGGATGTTGAACACGATCTGGCGACGGCGAAGCAGAACCAGATCAAAGCCCAGGTCGCCTATGACACGGCTGTTACCCAGCTCTGGAAAGCGACCGGGGTGATTCTGGAGCAGCAGCAGGTCCGGATGGTGGCGCCCGATGCCGACCGGCTGTACCGGGACGTTCGTTGA
- a CDS encoding menaquinone biosynthetic enzyme MqnA/MqnD family protein produces the protein MLRIGRIDYANVTPLFRGLTTCFPCEGYQIVSGVPAVLNSMLAAGEIDVCPSSSFAYAVNAERYLILPELSISSAGPVASVLLFSRVPLEELDGRTVLLSAESATSVNLLKILMSKRFGCRCTFRVSDSGIVAALEEAPAMLLIGDAALRSSQVGPAPYVYDLGSLWYDWTGLPFVFALWFCTRTAAAEHRQEMATLAGQLLVAKEYACRERERIAAQAEEASWMGRERLIAYWRDNISYNLGKKELDGLRLFYAYGAELGLLSAEPDLVLFS, from the coding sequence ATGCTGCGGATCGGCCGGATCGATTACGCCAACGTCACACCGCTCTTCCGGGGGCTTACTACCTGCTTTCCCTGTGAAGGCTACCAGATCGTGTCCGGTGTTCCGGCGGTCTTGAACAGTATGCTGGCAGCCGGAGAGATCGACGTCTGTCCCTCTTCCTCCTTTGCGTACGCCGTTAATGCGGAACGGTATCTGATCCTCCCGGAACTCTCCATCAGCAGCGCCGGGCCGGTTGCCAGCGTGCTGCTCTTTTCCCGCGTCCCCCTTGAGGAGCTGGACGGTCGGACGGTCCTGCTTTCCGCCGAATCGGCAACCTCGGTCAACCTGCTCAAAATCCTGATGAGCAAGCGTTTCGGCTGTCGCTGCACCTTTCGCGTCAGCGACTCCGGGATAGTCGCCGCCCTGGAGGAGGCGCCGGCGATGCTGCTGATCGGTGATGCGGCCCTGCGCTCCTCCCAGGTGGGGCCTGCTCCGTACGTTTACGACCTCGGTTCCCTCTGGTATGACTGGACCGGACTCCCCTTTGTCTTTGCGCTCTGGTTCTGTACCCGGACGGCGGCAGCAGAGCATCGGCAGGAGATGGCTACGCTGGCCGGTCAACTGCTGGTGGCAAAAGAGTACGCCTGCCGGGAGCGGGAACGGATTGCGGCGCAGGCAGAGGAGGCGTCATGGATGGGAAGGGAACGACTGATCGCCTACTGGCGGGATAACATCTCTTACAATCTCGGGAAAAAAGAACTGGATGGACTGCGCTTGTTCTACGCCTATGGGGCAGAACTCGGTCTGCTTTCCGCAGAGCCGGATCTGGTCCTATTCTCTTGA
- a CDS encoding PxxKW family cysteine-rich protein has translation MQCQTVLPGTECTFMAKSGCVFPDGSCQIVVENCEGCERIVSGTIGQVCSAYPAPSKKWANGICNFATHVKVELKVEDLKVNPLKASKKASGGKGGKKK, from the coding sequence ATGCAGTGTCAAACCGTGCTTCCCGGTACCGAGTGTACTTTTATGGCCAAAAGCGGATGTGTCTTTCCCGACGGGTCCTGTCAGATTGTCGTGGAAAATTGCGAGGGCTGCGAACGGATCGTGAGCGGCACCATCGGTCAGGTATGCAGCGCCTATCCGGCACCGTCGAAGAAGTGGGCCAACGGCATCTGCAACTTCGCCACCCACGTCAAGGTGGAGCTCAAGGTCGAAGACCTCAAGGTCAACCCCCTCAAGGCATCCAAGAAAGCCTCCGGCGGCAAGGGCGGCAAGAAGAAGTAA
- a CDS encoding NUDIX hydrolase encodes MSFDTLACPSCGAAVIRYRNPFPTVDIIIERAGRIVLIKRKNPPHGWALPGGFVDYGESLEQAAIREAREETSLEIRNLRLLGCYSDPARDSRFHTISTVFIAEASGIPQAADDAAELALFSPANLPAPLCFDHARILDDYVHSLRRPQPDSSRE; translated from the coding sequence ATGTCATTCGATACGCTCGCCTGTCCTTCCTGCGGCGCAGCGGTTATCCGCTACCGCAACCCCTTCCCCACCGTAGACATCATCATCGAACGTGCGGGGCGCATCGTGCTGATCAAGCGCAAGAATCCGCCTCACGGCTGGGCGCTGCCGGGCGGGTTCGTCGATTACGGCGAGTCGCTGGAGCAGGCTGCGATTCGTGAAGCACGCGAGGAAACCTCCCTGGAGATCCGCAACCTTCGTCTTTTGGGCTGCTACTCCGATCCTGCCCGGGACAGCCGCTTCCACACCATCTCTACCGTTTTCATCGCCGAAGCGTCCGGTATCCCCCAGGCAGCCGACGATGCCGCCGAACTCGCTCTGTTTTCCCCTGCCAACCTGCCTGCGCCGCTCTGCTTCGATCACGCCCGCATTCTGGACGATTACGTGCATTCGTTGCGCCGGCCGCAACCAGACTCGTCAAGAGAATAG